In one Brevibacterium sp. CBA3109 genomic region, the following are encoded:
- the lanKC gene encoding class III lanthionine synthetase LanKC produces MDQSYYLHLGDPQFYAPLPEPDDAFGVPMPPGWVSRASSDWLAFAPAGHEGPRQGWKIHVTATVDDAAACIKQVADVLFDKETPFKVCRTRQRYVRSNSKYGNRAGSGKLITVYPADDNQFVAYLDLLEASTRNFRPGPYILTDRRWRDSNVYYRYGAFVRQEFEHEGKTLLGIADESGQMVEDQRVPGYSVPDWVNVPAKVREEEQFRDQEEGSGRLINYGIESALHFSNGGGVYSGRDQRTDESVVLKEGRPRAGLDGTLVDAFDRIGHEARMFHRLGACAYVPRNIDDFVEWEHRFLVMSHVEGTHMGRYIAENYPFQRSLDPCDYVESITEIVADAVAGLTSIHSRGVALGDVQPTNIIIREDESETRVCFIDLEAAGNPSSPGSKALATPGYFARFDDPLGHRDWVGLLRVIRMALLPMATMEFMAPEKLPAMRAWIRANLGATADDCLQQVIDAALHEGYSITDLPETEPRAWNRDAQNADRQASLLDQLGGMVIDHCDPTTTRLAPGDVRQWTRAGGDLSVAYGGAGIAMALWRSGLSSRLPQQWAEHLAVEDLLDTAPGLLAGRAGIACVLAEVGDEERAKVVFDSLRHGDSQSLGIDLDSGLSGIGLGLLGASEHFSSEAYLEAACQTADLIMAKGTEEDALRLDETDVTPTGLFYGWAGPSLFLSCLSRKTGSTKHREAAESFLDKELDRLDAHHETRLIRAPDGRLMSYLSLGSAGLLLPMAALEPDAFDQRWADEVAGIMHASTTRPCANFGLFRGFVGLQWATNWLEATGATNSDENLTSILADELDLYLIDDKSGIATPGDFMLRRSCDLATGASGLICVLNDIGTRRLSWLPVLCGETLITAVPGHQPQRTE; encoded by the coding sequence ATGGACCAGAGCTACTACCTCCATCTTGGGGATCCGCAGTTCTATGCACCCCTGCCCGAACCCGACGATGCATTCGGCGTGCCGATGCCGCCAGGTTGGGTGTCGCGAGCGTCGTCCGACTGGCTGGCCTTCGCGCCGGCCGGGCATGAGGGCCCGAGGCAGGGCTGGAAGATCCATGTCACGGCGACCGTGGACGACGCGGCTGCCTGCATCAAGCAGGTCGCGGACGTCCTGTTCGACAAGGAAACCCCCTTCAAGGTTTGCCGCACACGGCAACGCTACGTGCGGTCGAATTCGAAGTACGGAAACCGAGCGGGGTCCGGCAAACTCATCACGGTGTACCCGGCGGACGACAACCAGTTTGTTGCTTACCTCGATTTGCTCGAGGCGTCCACAAGGAACTTCAGACCCGGTCCGTACATACTCACCGACCGTCGTTGGAGAGACTCGAACGTCTATTACCGATACGGTGCATTCGTCAGGCAGGAGTTCGAACACGAAGGGAAGACCCTTCTCGGCATCGCCGACGAGTCCGGCCAGATGGTCGAGGACCAGAGAGTTCCCGGGTACAGCGTCCCCGACTGGGTGAACGTCCCCGCCAAAGTCCGCGAGGAGGAGCAATTCCGCGACCAGGAAGAAGGCTCTGGGCGATTGATCAACTATGGCATCGAATCGGCACTGCACTTCAGTAACGGTGGTGGCGTGTACTCGGGCCGCGACCAGAGGACCGATGAATCCGTGGTGCTAAAGGAGGGCCGACCACGGGCGGGTCTGGACGGCACCCTCGTCGACGCATTCGACAGAATCGGGCACGAGGCTCGCATGTTTCACCGGCTCGGAGCCTGCGCATACGTGCCGCGGAACATCGACGATTTCGTGGAGTGGGAGCACCGATTCCTCGTGATGTCGCACGTCGAGGGCACACACATGGGCAGGTACATTGCTGAGAACTACCCGTTCCAGCGGTCTCTGGACCCCTGTGACTACGTCGAATCGATCACGGAGATCGTGGCAGATGCGGTCGCGGGTCTCACCTCAATCCACTCCCGCGGCGTCGCTCTCGGTGATGTCCAGCCGACAAACATCATCATCCGCGAAGACGAGAGTGAGACTCGCGTGTGCTTCATTGACCTGGAGGCGGCCGGCAACCCTTCCAGCCCGGGCTCGAAAGCCCTCGCCACTCCGGGGTATTTCGCCAGGTTCGATGACCCGTTAGGGCACAGGGACTGGGTCGGGCTGCTGCGCGTGATCCGAATGGCGCTGCTGCCCATGGCCACCATGGAATTCATGGCCCCCGAGAAACTGCCGGCGATGCGCGCTTGGATACGCGCAAATCTCGGTGCAACAGCCGACGACTGCTTGCAGCAGGTGATCGACGCCGCACTGCACGAGGGCTACTCGATCACGGATCTTCCGGAGACCGAACCCCGAGCCTGGAACCGAGACGCCCAGAATGCTGATCGTCAGGCAAGCCTCCTAGACCAGCTCGGAGGAATGGTCATCGACCACTGCGATCCGACGACGACGCGCCTTGCGCCCGGAGATGTCAGGCAGTGGACGCGGGCCGGCGGGGACCTCAGCGTGGCCTACGGCGGTGCGGGCATCGCGATGGCCCTGTGGCGCAGCGGGCTCTCCTCCCGCCTTCCCCAGCAATGGGCAGAGCACTTGGCGGTCGAGGATCTGCTGGACACAGCGCCTGGCCTGCTTGCCGGTCGAGCGGGGATTGCATGCGTTCTAGCCGAAGTCGGCGACGAGGAGCGGGCCAAGGTGGTTTTCGACAGCCTGCGCCACGGCGACTCGCAATCGCTGGGCATCGATCTGGACTCCGGGCTGTCCGGAATCGGCCTCGGTCTCCTCGGCGCTTCCGAGCACTTCTCGTCCGAGGCGTACCTCGAAGCCGCTTGCCAGACGGCGGACCTCATCATGGCGAAGGGAACCGAAGAGGATGCGCTTCGACTTGACGAGACTGACGTGACTCCCACAGGACTGTTCTACGGGTGGGCTGGCCCATCGCTGTTCCTCTCCTGCCTGTCACGTAAAACCGGGTCAACGAAGCATCGAGAGGCAGCGGAGTCGTTCCTCGACAAGGAACTCGACCGACTAGACGCCCATCACGAGACGCGCTTGATCAGAGCGCCCGACGGGCGGCTGATGTCATATCTCTCCTTGGGCAGCGCCGGACTGCTCCTGCCGATGGCAGCGCTGGAACCGGATGCGTTCGATCAACGCTGGGCTGACGAGGTCGCAGGCATCATGCACGCCTCTACAACTCGGCCCTGCGCCAACTTCGGGCTCTTCCGCGGATTCGTGGGGCTGCAGTGGGCTACCAATTGGCTGGAGGCAACTGGCGCGACGAACAGCGATGAGAATCTGACGTCAATCCTCGCCGACGAGCTCGATCTCTACCTTATCGACGACAAGAGCGGCATAGCGACTCCCGGCGACTTCATGCTCCGCCGGTCGTGCGACCTCGCGACCGGGGCCAGCGGGTTGATCTGCGTCCTCAATGACATCGGAACTCGTCGTCTCAGCTGGCTCCCAGTGCTGTGCGGTGAAACCTTGATCACCGCAGTTCCAGGCCATCAACCACAGCGAACGGAATGA
- a CDS encoding DNA polymerase III subunit alpha, with product MPSFTHLHVASAFTAHHGTAHPETLVAAAVVAGADAAAITDHDGIFGAIRHVRACLAAGIDPIVGANLQTRDDNGQLSTVTVLAHGHNHGAGWAGLVRLISAAHSPRRRQHTLHGTAHRSAWITPDQAPAFLSGETGPVATVLLGPGSDVGRAVLNGDRPRARALLEAWERRLPGGIAVEIVCHHTRPGTAASLQQAADMLQLARVQGVPVVLTNVVRFLRPDDAITGDVLDSAAFLLPLGAFEPHSAQAWLKPASVMHDLAYRICDYAGLRRDDAIDLLAHTERVADWCRLGPETDLRWRHPKVPELEAIGLAGADPVRVLRQRCEAAITDRYPHAYGTGLRRVRDRLSDELATIGGFGFESYFLTVADVVDLIRDMGVRVQARGSGAGSLVNHLLRISAVDPIEHSLLSERFLGNARSTLPDIDIDVESARRHDIYRAVFDRYGHHRVTLLSMQSTYRARGAVRDAGAALGLDLAQIDRIAKNIWRFNPADFRQALETKPELRDVAAQVKTDAQLDLLVDLTARLDRLPRHISMHPCGVILGDSDLLSLTATQPSGMGLPMSQFDKDDIDDAGLLKLDILGVRMQSSIAHTLTEIARVNGATAAVEGRLPVDAPYVAADGRVDLEQIPHDDEPTFELIRSTHTLGCFQIESPGQRELLGKMQPDQYEDLVADISLFRPGPIQANMVAPFINAKLGYAPIIYLHPRFRPFLAETYGVLIYHEQLMRVLADCMDISLAEADEIRRALATDSAAIEARFRARTAGRVDERGRRLFRDREIDRIWTNVAAFGSFGFCKAHGASFALPTYQSAWLKQHYPVEFLTGILEHDPGMYPRRLLVAEARRLGITLLPIDINASSDQYRVEQVSPGIKAIRFSFRDISGITDVELTRILDGQPYTSITDLYERARPSRPLMMRLARIGAFDSLTRDEHGQAHRGGIIAYVRQLTARTHKKAVMPQPNQVPLFGDEVLVDAAVPDPSAEERIATDLEVLSTEVDGHVMDLYRPMLDGLGLTHASELLGLRSGTEVLVAGVRVATQTPPMRSGRRTVFISLDDGTGCIDVTFFQEAQQEAASGLFTARMMTIRGRTRRTGERGISIQAEEAFDLMKLWRDWNQSRSRPEMQE from the coding sequence GTGCCCTCCTTCACCCATCTCCATGTTGCCTCGGCGTTCACCGCTCACCACGGCACCGCCCACCCCGAGACTCTCGTCGCTGCAGCTGTCGTCGCCGGCGCTGATGCGGCAGCGATCACCGATCATGACGGCATCTTCGGGGCGATCCGCCACGTCCGCGCGTGCCTCGCCGCCGGGATCGACCCGATCGTCGGCGCGAACCTCCAAACCCGCGACGATAACGGTCAGCTCTCTACGGTCACGGTGCTCGCGCACGGCCACAACCATGGTGCCGGATGGGCCGGCCTGGTCCGGCTCATCTCGGCCGCCCACTCGCCGCGTCGCCGCCAGCACACCCTCCACGGCACCGCCCACCGCAGCGCCTGGATCACCCCCGACCAAGCACCCGCATTCCTGAGCGGCGAAACCGGTCCCGTCGCCACGGTGCTCCTCGGCCCCGGCTCCGATGTCGGCCGCGCCGTCCTCAACGGCGACCGCCCGCGTGCCCGGGCCCTGCTCGAGGCGTGGGAGCGGAGGCTGCCCGGCGGTATCGCCGTGGAGATCGTCTGCCACCACACTCGCCCCGGTACGGCGGCGAGCCTGCAGCAAGCCGCCGACATGCTCCAACTGGCCCGTGTCCAGGGGGTGCCGGTGGTGCTCACCAACGTGGTCCGATTTCTCCGCCCGGACGACGCGATCACCGGCGATGTCCTCGACTCAGCCGCGTTCCTCCTGCCCCTTGGCGCGTTCGAACCTCACTCTGCTCAGGCGTGGTTGAAGCCGGCCTCGGTCATGCACGATCTGGCGTACCGCATCTGCGATTACGCGGGGCTGCGCCGCGATGACGCCATCGATCTGCTTGCTCACACCGAGCGGGTCGCCGACTGGTGTCGTCTCGGCCCGGAGACGGATCTGCGATGGCGACACCCGAAAGTGCCTGAGCTGGAGGCGATCGGACTCGCGGGGGCTGATCCGGTGCGGGTGCTGCGGCAGCGCTGCGAGGCCGCGATCACCGACAGGTACCCGCACGCGTACGGCACCGGCTTGCGCCGGGTGCGGGACCGGCTCAGTGATGAGCTCGCCACCATCGGCGGGTTCGGGTTCGAGAGTTACTTCCTCACCGTCGCCGATGTCGTCGACCTCATCCGAGACATGGGGGTCCGGGTACAGGCGCGCGGGTCCGGCGCCGGCAGTCTCGTCAACCACTTGCTGCGCATCTCCGCCGTCGACCCGATCGAACACAGCCTGCTCTCCGAGAGGTTCCTCGGCAACGCCCGTTCCACGCTGCCGGATATCGATATCGACGTCGAGTCCGCGCGCCGCCACGACATCTATCGGGCCGTGTTCGACCGGTACGGCCACCACCGGGTGACGCTGCTGTCGATGCAGTCGACGTACCGTGCCCGCGGAGCTGTTCGCGACGCCGGCGCCGCCCTCGGTCTCGACCTCGCACAGATCGACCGGATCGCGAAGAACATCTGGCGCTTTAACCCGGCGGACTTCCGACAAGCACTGGAGACGAAACCAGAGCTGCGGGATGTCGCCGCCCAGGTGAAGACTGATGCGCAGCTCGATCTGCTCGTCGACCTCACTGCGCGTCTCGATCGGCTCCCGCGGCACATCTCGATGCACCCCTGTGGAGTGATCCTCGGCGACAGCGACCTCCTCTCGCTGACCGCGACCCAGCCGTCCGGGATGGGGCTGCCCATGTCGCAGTTCGACAAGGACGACATCGACGACGCCGGACTCCTCAAACTCGATATCCTCGGCGTCCGGATGCAATCGTCCATCGCTCACACCCTCACCGAGATCGCTCGCGTCAACGGAGCGACCGCCGCGGTCGAAGGCAGGCTGCCCGTCGATGCTCCGTATGTTGCCGCCGATGGTCGAGTCGACCTCGAGCAGATCCCGCACGACGACGAGCCCACGTTCGAGCTCATCAGGTCCACGCACACGCTCGGGTGCTTCCAGATCGAATCACCCGGGCAGCGGGAACTCCTCGGCAAGATGCAGCCCGATCAATATGAGGACCTCGTCGCCGATATCTCCTTGTTCCGGCCTGGCCCAATTCAGGCGAACATGGTCGCTCCGTTCATTAACGCCAAACTCGGCTACGCCCCGATCATCTACCTGCACCCCAGGTTCCGGCCGTTTCTCGCCGAGACGTACGGGGTGCTGATCTACCACGAACAGCTGATGCGGGTTCTCGCTGACTGCATGGACATCAGTCTCGCCGAAGCTGACGAGATCCGCCGTGCTCTCGCCACCGACTCCGCCGCCATCGAAGCTCGCTTCCGCGCCCGGACCGCAGGCCGCGTCGATGAGAGGGGGCGGCGGTTGTTTCGGGATCGCGAGATCGACCGCATCTGGACCAACGTGGCCGCGTTCGGATCGTTCGGGTTCTGCAAAGCACACGGGGCCAGCTTTGCGCTGCCGACCTACCAGAGCGCCTGGTTGAAGCAGCACTATCCGGTCGAGTTCCTCACCGGCATCCTCGAACACGACCCGGGCATGTACCCGCGCCGGCTCCTCGTCGCAGAGGCCCGTCGCCTCGGGATCACGCTGCTGCCAATTGACATCAACGCATCCTCCGACCAATACCGGGTGGAACAGGTCTCGCCCGGGATCAAGGCGATCCGGTTCTCCTTCCGAGACATCTCCGGCATCACCGATGTCGAGCTCACCCGAATCCTGGACGGCCAGCCGTACACCTCCATCACAGACCTCTATGAACGTGCCCGCCCGTCGCGGCCACTGATGATGCGCCTGGCCCGCATCGGCGCGTTCGACAGCCTCACCCGCGACGAACACGGGCAAGCCCACCGCGGCGGCATCATCGCTTACGTCCGCCAACTCACGGCCCGCACCCATAAGAAGGCCGTAATGCCGCAGCCGAATCAGGTTCCGCTCTTCGGTGACGAGGTGCTCGTGGACGCGGCCGTTCCCGACCCGAGCGCTGAGGAGCGCATCGCCACTGACCTCGAGGTGCTCTCCACCGAAGTCGATGGCCACGTGATGGACCTGTACCGGCCGATGCTCGACGGCCTCGGCCTCACCCACGCATCCGAGCTGCTGGGCCTTCGCTCAGGGACGGAGGTGCTCGTCGCTGGAGTCCGAGTCGCCACTCAGACACCTCCCATGCGCAGCGGGAGGCGAACGGTGTTCATCAGCCTCGACGATGGCACCGGATGCATCGACGTAACGTTCTTCCAAGAAGCCCAACAGGAGGCGGCCTCGGGCCTCTTCACTGCGCGCATGATGACAATTCGAGGTCGCACCCGACGCACAGGGGAACGAGGAATATCCATCCAAGCCGAGGAGGCATTTGATCTCATGAAACTTTGGAGAGATTGGAACCAATCGCGATCTCGCCCCGAGATGCAAGAGTAA
- a CDS encoding DUF6504 family protein produces the protein MDTMHREEVATVWTTSSGAPERFIWHRRRFIVCARPIPWMSRVRWWKDNTDLVGTKNALMVERPMWQVQAKALDDGEMLIFDLAVGAGPQWSIRVVSD, from the coding sequence ATGGACACGATGCACCGCGAGGAAGTCGCGACCGTCTGGACGACCTCCTCTGGCGCCCCGGAGCGGTTCATCTGGCACCGTCGCCGTTTCATTGTCTGCGCCCGCCCCATCCCGTGGATGTCCCGGGTCCGCTGGTGGAAGGACAACACGGACCTCGTGGGCACGAAGAACGCCCTCATGGTCGAGCGGCCGATGTGGCAGGTGCAAGCCAAGGCGCTCGATGACGGTGAGATGCTCATCTTCGACCTCGCGGTTGGTGCAGGGCCGCAATGGTCGATCCGGGTCGTCTCCGACTAG
- the mobF gene encoding MobF family relaxase gives MTIRPMSAGRGYEYLLKTVAVAAGDGDRDLGTPLTRYYTESGSPPGTWLGTGLASLDDGTGTGVDEGSTVTEEHLARLLGQGVHPVTGAKLGHAYPSLRPPRERIADRVAKLAPDMPAAQREVMIQDIRDEEAARKPKSAIAGFDLTFSPPKSLSTLWGVADAPMQELLAQAHHAAMRDTVAMLEERVASTRVGKGGIARMPITGVIATAFDHYDSRAADPQLHTHLVVSNKVQGEDGKWRSLDSRRLHKATVALSASYNAYLIDHTADLLGLTWEPVDRGKDRNTGWEITGIPAELIAEFSRRSTGSSGGVEGIEQAKNRLIRDYRDAHGHAPSPDTIARLRQQATLETRPEKELHSLAELTADWRERATRLLGTDATTWAQDVLTRTPDASRLRAEDLGAQQVEDLAAVVVMTVADRRSTWTRWNLHAEAMRQLMSTRFTTPAERTAVLDQIVAGAEAQSLRLTPEYDRAVPGHYVDGSGNRFQSSDQVAYSSQEILDAEHRLPKHADDTSAPRLPSRMVARHVSRKIQGVRLADDQAAAVTRIACSGRSLDLLVGPAGAGKTTALRGLHRAWTARHGQGSVIGLAPSAAAAEVLGESLGVQAENTAKFLYEHERGRWDFQPGQLILLDEASLAGTLTLDRIAEHAGQAGAKLVLVGDPAQLSSVETGGAFGMLVRHRPGPPTLTDARRFVHEWEKTASLDLRRGKTAVLEDYENHGRLVDGSIERMLDAAYTAWQQDRDEGLATLMIAGNAEMVAELNTRAREDLIADGRVERDGIGLHDGTTAGVGDLVVTRRNDRQLSLGRSWVKNGDRWSVARRLENGALAVRRLGPGDQPAGAELVLPAEYVAEDVELGYATTVHRAQGASVDTVHALVDPETASRELFYVAMTRGKQNNTAYIIQPDPHEIEPHLETAEPLTRIEQLHRVLARSDADLSATETLKHEVDRHASLATLVHEYDVLAREAQVERSAAYLDVAPFPEAVADDVFTSPHYEQLEAAITRHEATGHSPTRVLTALAPRLQPTSDEADPAAHLASMIDTATAQMTHGRTSTPGRVGGLIARPAEPLDEDMRTALRQREALIDAAAGAALDEAVDHKVGWATQLGAPGPSTREREWWRAHAVTIALYRQRYDIQSAAPLGSDKDVESPQQADERRTAQVAYSRLRTQHSSSSLPRPERTSARRTSERGL, from the coding sequence ATGACGATCCGCCCTATGTCCGCCGGCCGCGGCTACGAATACCTCCTGAAAACCGTCGCCGTCGCCGCCGGCGACGGCGACCGCGACCTGGGCACCCCGTTGACCCGCTACTACACCGAGTCCGGCAGCCCACCGGGGACCTGGCTCGGCACCGGCCTGGCATCCCTGGACGACGGCACCGGCACCGGAGTCGATGAGGGGTCGACCGTGACGGAGGAGCACCTGGCCCGGTTGCTCGGGCAGGGCGTGCACCCGGTCACCGGCGCGAAACTCGGCCACGCCTACCCGAGCCTGCGCCCACCGCGTGAGCGGATTGCCGACCGGGTTGCAAAGCTCGCCCCGGACATGCCGGCGGCGCAACGTGAGGTCATGATCCAGGACATCCGCGACGAAGAGGCTGCACGGAAGCCCAAGAGCGCCATTGCAGGTTTCGACCTGACGTTCTCCCCGCCGAAGTCCCTGAGCACCCTCTGGGGTGTTGCGGATGCACCGATGCAAGAGCTGCTGGCACAGGCCCATCACGCCGCGATGCGCGACACCGTCGCGATGCTGGAAGAGCGGGTGGCCTCGACCCGGGTCGGCAAGGGTGGGATCGCGCGGATGCCGATCACCGGCGTCATCGCCACCGCCTTCGACCACTACGACTCGAGAGCCGCCGACCCGCAGCTGCACACGCATCTGGTGGTCTCGAACAAGGTCCAAGGCGAGGACGGGAAGTGGAGGAGCCTGGACTCGCGGCGGCTGCACAAGGCCACCGTCGCTCTCTCGGCCAGCTACAACGCCTACCTCATCGACCACACCGCCGACCTGCTCGGCCTGACCTGGGAGCCCGTCGACCGAGGCAAGGACAGGAACACCGGCTGGGAAATCACCGGCATCCCTGCCGAGTTGATCGCGGAGTTCTCCCGACGCTCCACCGGCAGCAGTGGGGGAGTGGAGGGTATCGAGCAGGCGAAGAACCGGCTCATCCGTGACTACCGGGACGCTCACGGGCACGCGCCCAGCCCGGACACCATCGCACGATTGCGCCAGCAAGCAACCCTGGAAACTCGGCCCGAAAAAGAGCTGCATTCGCTGGCTGAGCTCACCGCAGACTGGCGGGAGCGTGCAACCCGGCTGCTGGGCACCGATGCAACCACCTGGGCGCAAGACGTGCTCACCCGCACACCCGATGCGTCCCGGTTGCGTGCCGAGGACCTCGGCGCGCAACAGGTCGAGGACCTGGCAGCGGTGGTGGTGATGACGGTCGCGGATCGGCGCTCGACCTGGACGCGGTGGAATCTGCACGCTGAAGCCATGCGTCAGCTCATGTCCACCCGCTTCACCACCCCGGCCGAGCGCACCGCAGTGCTGGATCAGATCGTGGCCGGGGCGGAAGCCCAGTCGCTGCGCCTGACACCCGAATATGACCGTGCGGTGCCGGGGCACTACGTCGACGGGAGTGGGAACCGCTTCCAGTCCAGCGACCAGGTCGCCTATTCCAGTCAGGAGATCCTCGACGCCGAACACCGCCTGCCGAAACACGCCGATGACACATCCGCGCCGCGACTGCCATCCCGGATGGTTGCCCGGCACGTCTCCCGGAAGATCCAGGGCGTGAGGCTGGCCGATGATCAGGCCGCCGCCGTGACTCGCATCGCTTGTTCGGGGCGGAGCCTGGACCTGTTGGTCGGCCCCGCCGGTGCGGGGAAGACCACCGCGCTGCGCGGGCTGCACCGTGCCTGGACTGCCCGCCATGGGCAGGGCTCCGTGATCGGTTTGGCTCCCTCGGCGGCCGCGGCGGAAGTCCTCGGGGAATCGTTGGGCGTGCAGGCCGAGAACACCGCCAAGTTCCTCTACGAGCACGAGAGAGGCCGGTGGGACTTCCAGCCCGGCCAGCTGATCCTGCTCGATGAGGCCAGTCTCGCCGGGACGCTGACCTTGGATCGGATCGCTGAACACGCGGGGCAGGCCGGGGCGAAGCTGGTGCTCGTCGGTGATCCGGCTCAGCTCAGTTCCGTAGAAACCGGCGGGGCGTTCGGGATGCTCGTGCGCCACCGTCCCGGCCCACCGACGCTGACCGACGCGCGCCGGTTCGTCCACGAGTGGGAGAAGACCGCCAGCCTCGACCTGCGCCGCGGCAAGACCGCCGTGCTCGAGGACTACGAGAACCACGGCCGGCTGGTCGACGGGAGCATCGAGCGGATGCTTGATGCCGCCTACACTGCCTGGCAGCAGGACCGCGATGAAGGCCTGGCGACGCTGATGATCGCGGGCAACGCCGAGATGGTCGCCGAGCTGAACACCCGCGCCCGCGAGGACCTCATCGCGGACGGGCGCGTCGAGCGCGACGGGATCGGGCTGCATGATGGCACCACTGCCGGGGTAGGGGACTTGGTGGTGACACGGCGCAACGACCGCCAGCTGAGTCTCGGCCGGTCCTGGGTGAAGAACGGCGACCGCTGGTCCGTCGCCCGCAGGCTCGAGAACGGGGCGCTGGCCGTGCGCCGCCTCGGCCCCGGAGACCAGCCTGCTGGGGCTGAGCTGGTCCTGCCAGCGGAGTATGTCGCCGAGGACGTCGAGCTCGGCTATGCCACCACGGTGCACCGGGCGCAGGGTGCCAGCGTGGACACCGTCCACGCCCTCGTCGATCCCGAGACCGCGTCCCGCGAGCTGTTCTACGTGGCAATGACCCGCGGCAAGCAGAACAACACCGCCTACATCATCCAGCCCGACCCCCACGAGATCGAACCCCACCTGGAGACGGCGGAACCGCTGACTCGAATCGAGCAACTGCACCGCGTGCTGGCCCGCAGTGATGCTGACCTCTCGGCCACCGAAACCCTGAAGCACGAAGTCGATCGGCACGCATCTCTGGCCACGCTGGTGCACGAGTACGACGTGCTCGCCCGGGAAGCACAGGTCGAGCGGAGCGCCGCCTATCTGGACGTCGCACCCTTCCCTGAAGCCGTTGCGGACGATGTGTTCACCAGCCCGCACTACGAACAACTTGAAGCCGCCATCACCCGCCACGAGGCAACAGGCCATTCGCCCACCCGCGTCCTGACCGCGCTGGCTCCACGCCTTCAACCGACCAGCGACGAAGCCGACCCCGCCGCACACCTGGCGTCGATGATCGATACCGCCACGGCCCAGATGACCCACGGCAGAACCTCGACGCCGGGACGAGTCGGAGGCCTCATCGCCCGCCCCGCTGAGCCCTTGGACGAGGACATGCGCACCGCATTACGCCAACGTGAAGCTCTCATCGACGCGGCGGCCGGTGCCGCTCTCGACGAGGCGGTGGACCATAAGGTCGGCTGGGCGACGCAGCTCGGAGCACCGGGGCCCAGCACCCGAGAGCGGGAGTGGTGGCGGGCCCATGCAGTGACGATCGCCTTGTATCGACAGCGCTACGACATCCAAAGCGCGGCGCCGCTCGGGTCAGACAAAGATGTGGAGTCCCCGCAGCAGGCAGACGAACGGCGAACCGCGCAGGTCGCCTACTCGCGGCTGCGGACGCAGCACTCCTCGAGCTCGCTCCCACGGCCAGAGCGCACCTCTGCGCGACGGACTTCCGAGCGTGGACTGTAG